A window of the Phoenix dactylifera cultivar Barhee BC4 unplaced genomic scaffold, palm_55x_up_171113_PBpolish2nd_filt_p 000076F, whole genome shotgun sequence genome harbors these coding sequences:
- the LOC103716343 gene encoding carbon catabolite repressor protein 4 homolog 1 isoform X3, translated as MLSVLRVHLPSEIPVIGCEITPYVLLKRPDNSISNEDVPESAPINGYCMRYRVQSDQKFTVCSVHPTEQATLQCLVCVKAKVPLARSFHCTPTCFSDAWQHHRALHERASTASNENGTEEEEMFGRFSSTGSGVKNAGISASTSNAGQSPSLTNASTPIYPTTVAERSGDGLFEVGRSRTYTPTADDIGHFLKFECVAIDAETKLPIGNTNTIMMSRVIPAPTPIPRRMIPVNGVDVLGHMDPDSRIASSGTFSILSYNILSDAYATNESYSYCPSWALSWPYRRQNLLREIIGYHADILCLQEVQSDHFEEFFAPELDKHGYQALYKKKTSELVQVYIGNPNAVDGCATFFRRDKFSHVKKYEVEFNKAAQSLTDAVIQPSQKKVALSRLIKDNIALIVVLEAKFSSNQGADNPGKRQLLCVANTHVNVHQDHKDVKLWQVHTLLKGLEKIAVSADIPMLVCGDFNSVPGSAPHALLAMGKVDQLHPDLAVDPLGILRPASKLTHQLPLVSAYSSFARMMGIGHSLERQRRRMDPTTNEPLFTNCTRDFICTVDYIFYTADSLTVESLLELLDEESLRKDTALPSAEWSSDHLALLAEFRCKPRVRR; from the exons GTATCGTGTACAAAGTGATCAAAAATTTACCGTATGCAGTGTACATCCAACTGAGCAAGCAACATTACAATGCCTGGTTTGTGTAAAGGCAAAAGTACCTCTTGCCAGGAGTTTCCATTGCACGCCTACGTGCTTTTCAGATGCTTGGCAGCACCATCGTGCTTTACATGAACGAGCAAGTACTGCTTCAAATGAAAATGGAACAGAGGAGGAAGAAATGTTTGGACGCTTTAGTAGCACTGGATCTGGGGTTAAAAATGCAGGGATTTCTGCTTCGACATCTAATGCTGGCCAGAGCCCTAGCCTGACCAATGCTTCCACACCAATATATCCCACAACTGTGGCAGAAAGGAGTGGTGATGGCTTGTTTGAAGTCGGACGATCTAGGACGTATACACCCACAGCTGATGATATTGGTCATTTTCTGAAGTTTGAATGTGTAGCAATAGATGCAGAGACAAAATTACCCATAGGAAATACAAATACCATTATGATGTCACGTGTGATACCAGCTCCAACTCCAATTCCACGACGCATGATTCCAGTGAATGGAGTTGATGTCTTGGGCCATATGGATCCTGATAGCCGCATTGCATCTTCTGGAACCTTCTCAATTCTCTCGTACAACATTCTCTCTGATGCATATGCGACCAATGAATCATACAGCTATTGCCCCTCTTGGGCTCTTTCATGGCCATACCGCAGGCAGAATTTGTTACGGGAAATTATTGGTTACCATGCTGACATCCTTTGTCTTCAAGAG GTTCAAAGTGACCATTTTGAGGAGTTTTTTGCACCAGAACTAGATAAGCATGGATATCAAGCACTTTACAAGAAAAAAACATCAGAG TTGGTTCAGGTTTATATTGGAAATCCGAATGCAGTTGATGGTTGCGCCACATTTTTTCGCAGGGATAAGTTTTCACATGTCAAAAAATATGAG GTTGAATTTAATAAAGCTGCCCAGTCTTTGACAGATGCCGTTATTCAACCTAGTCAGAAGAAAGTGGCTTTGAGTCGATTGATTAAG GATAATATTGCTCTTATTGTGGTACTTGAAGCAAAATTCAGTAGTAATCAAGGTGCTGATAATCCTGGAAAAAGGCAGCTTCTTTGTGTG GCAAATACACATGTAAATGTCCATCAGGATCACAAGGATGTTAAACTCTGGCAG GTGCATACTCTTTTAAAAGGATTGGAGAAAATTGCTGTTAGTGCGGACATTCCAATGTTGGTGTGTGGAGATTTTAATTCAGTTCCAGGAAG TGCTCCTCATGCACTTCTTGCAATGGGCAAGGTAGATCAGCTGCATCCAGACTTGGCTGTGGATCCTCTTGGTATTCTGCGCCCTGCTAGCAAGTTAACTCACCAGCTTCCATTG GTTAGTGCATATTCTTCGTTTGCGAGAATGATGGGGATTGGTCACAGCTTAGAGCGACAAAGGAGGAGAATGGATCCCACAACAAACGAACCTCTATTCACAAATTGTACTAGGGATTTTATTTGCACTGTTGACTACATATTTTACACAG CGGACTCTTTGACAGTGGAATCACTATTGGAACTCTTGGATGAGGAAAGCTTGCGGAAAGACACAGCTCTTCCTTCTGCTGAGTGGTCGTCTGATCATCTAGCGCTTTTAGCAGAATTCCGGTGCAAGCCTAGAGTCAGACGTTGA
- the LOC103716343 gene encoding carbon catabolite repressor protein 4 homolog 1 isoform X2 gives MLSVLRVHLPSEIPVIGCEITPYVLLKRPDNSISNEDVPESAPINGYCMRYKWYRVQSDQKFTVCSVHPTEQATLQCLVCVKAKVPLARSFHCTPTCFSDAWQHHRALHERASTASNENGTEEEEMFGRFSSTGSGVKNAGISASTSNAGQSPSLTNASTPIYPTTVAERSGDGLFEVGRSRTYTPTADDIGHFLKFECVAIDAETKLPIGNTNTIMMSRVIPAPTPIPRRMIPVNGVDVLGHMDPDSRIASSGTFSILSYNILSDAYATNESYSYCPSWALSWPYRRQNLLREIIGYHADILCLQEVQSDHFEEFFAPELDKHGYQALYKKKTSEVYIGNPNAVDGCATFFRRDKFSHVKKYEVEFNKAAQSLTDAVIQPSQKKVALSRLIKDNIALIVVLEAKFSSNQGADNPGKRQLLCVANTHVNVHQDHKDVKLWQVHTLLKGLEKIAVSADIPMLVCGDFNSVPGSAPHALLAMGKVDQLHPDLAVDPLGILRPASKLTHQLPLVSAYSSFARMMGIGHSLERQRRRMDPTTNEPLFTNCTRDFICTVDYIFYTADSLTVESLLELLDEESLRKDTALPSAEWSSDHLALLAEFRCKPRVRR, from the exons GTATCGTGTACAAAGTGATCAAAAATTTACCGTATGCAGTGTACATCCAACTGAGCAAGCAACATTACAATGCCTGGTTTGTGTAAAGGCAAAAGTACCTCTTGCCAGGAGTTTCCATTGCACGCCTACGTGCTTTTCAGATGCTTGGCAGCACCATCGTGCTTTACATGAACGAGCAAGTACTGCTTCAAATGAAAATGGAACAGAGGAGGAAGAAATGTTTGGACGCTTTAGTAGCACTGGATCTGGGGTTAAAAATGCAGGGATTTCTGCTTCGACATCTAATGCTGGCCAGAGCCCTAGCCTGACCAATGCTTCCACACCAATATATCCCACAACTGTGGCAGAAAGGAGTGGTGATGGCTTGTTTGAAGTCGGACGATCTAGGACGTATACACCCACAGCTGATGATATTGGTCATTTTCTGAAGTTTGAATGTGTAGCAATAGATGCAGAGACAAAATTACCCATAGGAAATACAAATACCATTATGATGTCACGTGTGATACCAGCTCCAACTCCAATTCCACGACGCATGATTCCAGTGAATGGAGTTGATGTCTTGGGCCATATGGATCCTGATAGCCGCATTGCATCTTCTGGAACCTTCTCAATTCTCTCGTACAACATTCTCTCTGATGCATATGCGACCAATGAATCATACAGCTATTGCCCCTCTTGGGCTCTTTCATGGCCATACCGCAGGCAGAATTTGTTACGGGAAATTATTGGTTACCATGCTGACATCCTTTGTCTTCAAGAG GTTCAAAGTGACCATTTTGAGGAGTTTTTTGCACCAGAACTAGATAAGCATGGATATCAAGCACTTTACAAGAAAAAAACATCAGAG GTTTATATTGGAAATCCGAATGCAGTTGATGGTTGCGCCACATTTTTTCGCAGGGATAAGTTTTCACATGTCAAAAAATATGAG GTTGAATTTAATAAAGCTGCCCAGTCTTTGACAGATGCCGTTATTCAACCTAGTCAGAAGAAAGTGGCTTTGAGTCGATTGATTAAG GATAATATTGCTCTTATTGTGGTACTTGAAGCAAAATTCAGTAGTAATCAAGGTGCTGATAATCCTGGAAAAAGGCAGCTTCTTTGTGTG GCAAATACACATGTAAATGTCCATCAGGATCACAAGGATGTTAAACTCTGGCAG GTGCATACTCTTTTAAAAGGATTGGAGAAAATTGCTGTTAGTGCGGACATTCCAATGTTGGTGTGTGGAGATTTTAATTCAGTTCCAGGAAG TGCTCCTCATGCACTTCTTGCAATGGGCAAGGTAGATCAGCTGCATCCAGACTTGGCTGTGGATCCTCTTGGTATTCTGCGCCCTGCTAGCAAGTTAACTCACCAGCTTCCATTG GTTAGTGCATATTCTTCGTTTGCGAGAATGATGGGGATTGGTCACAGCTTAGAGCGACAAAGGAGGAGAATGGATCCCACAACAAACGAACCTCTATTCACAAATTGTACTAGGGATTTTATTTGCACTGTTGACTACATATTTTACACAG CGGACTCTTTGACAGTGGAATCACTATTGGAACTCTTGGATGAGGAAAGCTTGCGGAAAGACACAGCTCTTCCTTCTGCTGAGTGGTCGTCTGATCATCTAGCGCTTTTAGCAGAATTCCGGTGCAAGCCTAGAGTCAGACGTTGA
- the LOC103716343 gene encoding carbon catabolite repressor protein 4 homolog 1 isoform X1 produces the protein MLSVLRVHLPSEIPVIGCEITPYVLLKRPDNSISNEDVPESAPINGYCMRYKWYRVQSDQKFTVCSVHPTEQATLQCLVCVKAKVPLARSFHCTPTCFSDAWQHHRALHERASTASNENGTEEEEMFGRFSSTGSGVKNAGISASTSNAGQSPSLTNASTPIYPTTVAERSGDGLFEVGRSRTYTPTADDIGHFLKFECVAIDAETKLPIGNTNTIMMSRVIPAPTPIPRRMIPVNGVDVLGHMDPDSRIASSGTFSILSYNILSDAYATNESYSYCPSWALSWPYRRQNLLREIIGYHADILCLQEVQSDHFEEFFAPELDKHGYQALYKKKTSELVQVYIGNPNAVDGCATFFRRDKFSHVKKYEVEFNKAAQSLTDAVIQPSQKKVALSRLIKDNIALIVVLEAKFSSNQGADNPGKRQLLCVANTHVNVHQDHKDVKLWQVHTLLKGLEKIAVSADIPMLVCGDFNSVPGSAPHALLAMGKVDQLHPDLAVDPLGILRPASKLTHQLPLVSAYSSFARMMGIGHSLERQRRRMDPTTNEPLFTNCTRDFICTVDYIFYTADSLTVESLLELLDEESLRKDTALPSAEWSSDHLALLAEFRCKPRVRR, from the exons GTATCGTGTACAAAGTGATCAAAAATTTACCGTATGCAGTGTACATCCAACTGAGCAAGCAACATTACAATGCCTGGTTTGTGTAAAGGCAAAAGTACCTCTTGCCAGGAGTTTCCATTGCACGCCTACGTGCTTTTCAGATGCTTGGCAGCACCATCGTGCTTTACATGAACGAGCAAGTACTGCTTCAAATGAAAATGGAACAGAGGAGGAAGAAATGTTTGGACGCTTTAGTAGCACTGGATCTGGGGTTAAAAATGCAGGGATTTCTGCTTCGACATCTAATGCTGGCCAGAGCCCTAGCCTGACCAATGCTTCCACACCAATATATCCCACAACTGTGGCAGAAAGGAGTGGTGATGGCTTGTTTGAAGTCGGACGATCTAGGACGTATACACCCACAGCTGATGATATTGGTCATTTTCTGAAGTTTGAATGTGTAGCAATAGATGCAGAGACAAAATTACCCATAGGAAATACAAATACCATTATGATGTCACGTGTGATACCAGCTCCAACTCCAATTCCACGACGCATGATTCCAGTGAATGGAGTTGATGTCTTGGGCCATATGGATCCTGATAGCCGCATTGCATCTTCTGGAACCTTCTCAATTCTCTCGTACAACATTCTCTCTGATGCATATGCGACCAATGAATCATACAGCTATTGCCCCTCTTGGGCTCTTTCATGGCCATACCGCAGGCAGAATTTGTTACGGGAAATTATTGGTTACCATGCTGACATCCTTTGTCTTCAAGAG GTTCAAAGTGACCATTTTGAGGAGTTTTTTGCACCAGAACTAGATAAGCATGGATATCAAGCACTTTACAAGAAAAAAACATCAGAG TTGGTTCAGGTTTATATTGGAAATCCGAATGCAGTTGATGGTTGCGCCACATTTTTTCGCAGGGATAAGTTTTCACATGTCAAAAAATATGAG GTTGAATTTAATAAAGCTGCCCAGTCTTTGACAGATGCCGTTATTCAACCTAGTCAGAAGAAAGTGGCTTTGAGTCGATTGATTAAG GATAATATTGCTCTTATTGTGGTACTTGAAGCAAAATTCAGTAGTAATCAAGGTGCTGATAATCCTGGAAAAAGGCAGCTTCTTTGTGTG GCAAATACACATGTAAATGTCCATCAGGATCACAAGGATGTTAAACTCTGGCAG GTGCATACTCTTTTAAAAGGATTGGAGAAAATTGCTGTTAGTGCGGACATTCCAATGTTGGTGTGTGGAGATTTTAATTCAGTTCCAGGAAG TGCTCCTCATGCACTTCTTGCAATGGGCAAGGTAGATCAGCTGCATCCAGACTTGGCTGTGGATCCTCTTGGTATTCTGCGCCCTGCTAGCAAGTTAACTCACCAGCTTCCATTG GTTAGTGCATATTCTTCGTTTGCGAGAATGATGGGGATTGGTCACAGCTTAGAGCGACAAAGGAGGAGAATGGATCCCACAACAAACGAACCTCTATTCACAAATTGTACTAGGGATTTTATTTGCACTGTTGACTACATATTTTACACAG CGGACTCTTTGACAGTGGAATCACTATTGGAACTCTTGGATGAGGAAAGCTTGCGGAAAGACACAGCTCTTCCTTCTGCTGAGTGGTCGTCTGATCATCTAGCGCTTTTAGCAGAATTCCGGTGCAAGCCTAGAGTCAGACGTTGA